In the genome of Candidatus Cloacimonadota bacterium, the window AAAAGATGAAAAAAAATCTGATGAAGAATCTGTTAGCGAATCTTCAGACAGAGCAAAAAAAGAGAAAGTAGAAAAAGAAGAAAAGAATAAAGATAAAAAGAAATCTACTTCCAAAGCGAAATCAAAAAAATCACCAATTAACAAAAATAAAAAGAAATAGGCATTTTACTGTATGGCAAAAATAAAATTGGAGATTATTCAACCGGTTAAAAAGAAGATCGAGGGCGAGTATGATCATGTCATCGTGCCAGGAGTAGATGGTGATTTCGGCATCATGGAAAATCATACTCCATTCATAACCAAAATAAGACCTGGAATTTTACAACTTTTCAATAATAGAAGTTCGGAAGAATATGCTGTCCACGACGGATTCGTAACCGTTGATGACAATATCGTTAAAATCGTTTGTGATGTTATCGAACATCGATCGGAAATAGATAAAACCAGAGCAGCATCAGCAAAAAAACGAGCTGAAAAGAGATTAAAAAGCAATCAAGAAGATACAGATTTTAGAAGAGCAGAATTTGCCCTGAAAAGATCACTGGTCCGCTTGGAAGTTATCGAGAAATAGTAAATGAAGAAAATAAATAATTTGCAGGGTGGCAAGTTGTCACCCTTGTTTTGTATAAAAAAGTTTTATTTTCTATGTGTTCTTTTATTATTTTCATTTTATCTGTTTTCTCAAAATATCCAAACTGATGTAAAACAAGACGGCAATAAAAAAGTTGACAGCAACAAATATAAACAAATAGAAAATGTAGACGATAATGAAAATAACAAGAATGAAAAAAATAAATCACTGCGAGAAGATTTCATTCAAGGCTTATATTTAACAGCTTACAAGGCTGCAACAAATGACTTTCATAAAATTTTAGACCAGGCACAAGAGGCTGGCATTAACACGGTCGTTTTCGATCTCAAGAACATGAATGGAGACGTTTTCTTTTCAATGCCTCAAAATTCGTTTCTAACGAACGAAAATCTTAAACCGATAATTGATATTCCAAAAGTGGTTAACGTGCTTCATTCGCGAAATATGAAAGCCGTTTCCAGAGTGGTTATGTTCCACGATGAATACAATGCAGAACGCGATTCCACTTTGAGAGCCGCAAATTCTGATGGAACTGCCTGGGTTGAAAGTGAAAGAAGAGGACCTTCCTGGATGGATTCTTCAAATCCAAGGGTACAAGAGTATCTTTTTAGTCTTATAGAGCAAATTGCAAAATCTGGTGTTGATGAAATCCAGATGGATTATGTGAGATTTCCTACTCAGGGACATTCTGGTGATGCAATCTTTTATTTTCAAAGAGAAGATTATGAATATGCCAGATATGATTCACTTTATATTCTTCGAGATCGAGATGATATAATTTTAGAATTCGTAAAAAATGTAAAAGCAATTTGTGATAAGTACAATGTTTCTCTTGCTGCCGATGTGTTTGCAATTGTCGCCTGGCAGAGAAATGCCGATATCAAGTCAACCGGGCAGAATATAGGGTATTTATCAAAATACTTGGACAAGATCCATCCAATGATCTATTCATCACATTTTGCAGATAATTTTAGCTATAGAAAGAATGTTCCGAACGAAGTCTATCATTTAATGTATAAAGGTACTAAACTAACCATGGAACATGCTCAATCTGGATGTAAGGTTATTCCATACATCCAGGCAAATTCCTGGAAAGTAAATTACAAAGAAGAATATATGCATTCCCAGATTCAAGCAATAAAAGATCTGGGAGCTTCGGGATATATCCTCTGGAACTCTTCTAACAGGTACGAAAAAACACTAACCTGGATAAAGAATTTTAATTATCCAAATTAGTGTTTCACGTGAAACGTAAAATTTAGTTTAATACTTTTTTTATTAAAGCATGCTCGACTTCTTCAGCTGTTTCTGCTTCTAATAGATGTTTAAGATTTTCCTCATTCATTAATAGTTTGGAAATATAAGATATTGAAAACAGATGTTGAACATCATCATGTAATAAAAGCAGAAAAAATAATTTTACAGGTTTATTATCGATCGCATCGAATTCAATCTCATCTTTTGATCGGCCAAATAGAATTGAGGGTTTCTTAATCTTAGATGGATGGAAATGACGTGGATGTAATAAAGCAATCCCTTTTCCTATAGCTGTCGAAACAAGTTCCTCTCGTGCTACAACAACTTGATATAACCAGCGATGATCTTTTACGATTTTCAATTCTTTGGCTTTCTTTGCCATCTCTGCTATTGCTTCATATTTATTATCAGCATGAAAATCTAAAAAAACGTTTTTCACTTTAAAATAATCTGAAAATCTGCAGACTGATCTTTTTAAGGCAAGTTGTTCAACTTCCCGTTCGTTCAAATTTGCCAGCCATTCATCAACTTCAGCTTTTTGAATTTGATATGTATTCCCTTTCTTTGAAGCCTTGAATACTTTTGATTTGATCATTTCCTTCACAACGGAATCGGTGACTTTAAGGAAATTTGCTGCTTGTTTCAGTGTTAAATAATCTTTTGCCATTACTACTCCTTAATTTATTATTTCTTATGCGTTTGTAGGAATATGGAATTTTTCTGTCAAGTAGAACGAGTAATTTCTTGACAGAATCGGGCTCATTGAATTGCTAATACCATGAAAAATGTAATAATAATGCTTGTTTTATCGCTTCTGGCAGGATGTTCATATTCTGTGTATTCCAGCGGAATGCCGCATCTGAAAACAATATCAGTAAAATCATTTCAGAACAGTTCTACCGAATATGATCTGGAAGAAGAAATTTATATAAAACTTTCGGATAAGTTTTCTAATGATGGCAGGCTTTCTATTGTTACAATGTCTCCAGATTGTATTTTAGAAGGCGAAATTATGGATTATTCTAATGAAGTTCAGAATTATGGTGGCTCAACGATCGATGCCTACAAAGTTCAAATTCTTTTTAATATTACATTTACAGATCTTGTAAAAAACAAAATTATCTGGCAAAATAGTTCTCTTTTGCTTTCGGAAGTTTATTCTGCATCAGATACAAATATAACCTATAAAACTGAAGAAGCTGCACAGCAGAAGATATTCGATGATCTTTTTGATACAATTATAAAGAACTCTCTGGAAGAATGGTAAGAATCAATAAATTCCTGGCTCAGTGCAACCTTGGATCTCGCAGAAAAGTTGAAGAATTCATACTTGCGGGAAGAGTAAAAGTTAACGGCAAAATAACAAAAGAACTTGCAATAGAGATCGATGAAGAAAATGACAAAGTTGAATTTGATAATAAAATAATATCGATTGCTTCCAAAAAATATTATCTGATTTTGAATAAACCGAAAAAATATCTCGTTACTGCAAAAGATGATTTTGGGCGAAGTACAGTTTTTGATCTTGTTCCTGATTTCGGAGTTCATTTGTTCTCGGTTGGCAGGCTCGATTATATGAGTGAAGGATTGCTTATTCTTACCAATGATGGTGATTTTGCCGATGAAATTATGCATCCCAGAAACAAATTGCCCAAGTTGTACAAGGTAACTGTAAAAGGATACATAACTAATTCGGTAGTTCAACGATTACGAAATGGTGTTGTAATTTCGGGATACAAAACAAAGCCTGCAAAGGTGTTCATCAAATCCAGGAATTCTCAAAAAACAATTCTCAAGATCACTATTTCGGAAGGTAAAAAAAGACAAATCAGGAAAATGATTAAAACTATTGGTTCCGAAGTAATAGATTTAAGAAGATTGCAGATCGGCGATTTGAGGTTAAGTAAGCTTCCAATCGGAATGTGGCGTCATTTGAATAAAAAAGAGATATATACCTTGAAAAATTACAATATGGAGAATAAATAGATTATGAAAATTGGAATTATTGGACTGCAAAACTCGGGGAAAACTACAATCTTTAATGCTTTAACCGGGCAGGAATTGGAAACGACTCCATACTCTCTCCAAAAAGCTGAACCGAATTTGGGAATCGTAGAAGTACTGGATGAAAGAATAACAAAACTTTCTGAGATGTATGATCCTAAAAAAACGATTTACGCGACAATTGAGTACATTGACTTTGCCGGATTCTCATCTGAACAGGATTCTTCTGAACCAATTCCTGCAAACATTTTAGCTTTGGCAAAAACAACAGATGCTCTTGCTGTTATTGTAAGAAATTTCAGTAATAATCTTGCTGATGAAATATCGAAACTTTCTGCTCTGGAACAGATAGAAACGTTAGAATCTGAGCTTATTATGAGCGATCTTATAATTGCTGAAAATAGA includes:
- the atpC gene encoding ATP synthase F1 subunit epsilon, translating into MAKIKLEIIQPVKKKIEGEYDHVIVPGVDGDFGIMENHTPFITKIRPGILQLFNNRSSEEYAVHDGFVTVDDNIVKIVCDVIEHRSEIDKTRAASAKKRAEKRLKSNQEDTDFRRAEFALKRSLVRLEVIEK
- a CDS encoding rRNA pseudouridine synthase — encoded protein: MVRINKFLAQCNLGSRRKVEEFILAGRVKVNGKITKELAIEIDEENDKVEFDNKIISIASKKYYLILNKPKKYLVTAKDDFGRSTVFDLVPDFGVHLFSVGRLDYMSEGLLILTNDGDFADEIMHPRNKLPKLYKVTVKGYITNSVVQRLRNGVVISGYKTKPAKVFIKSRNSQKTILKITISEGKKRQIRKMIKTIGSEVIDLRRLQIGDLRLSKLPIGMWRHLNKKEIYTLKNYNMENK
- a CDS encoding PTS sugar transporter subunit IIA — translated: MAKDYLTLKQAANFLKVTDSVVKEMIKSKVFKASKKGNTYQIQKAEVDEWLANLNEREVEQLALKRSVCRFSDYFKVKNVFLDFHADNKYEAIAEMAKKAKELKIVKDHRWLYQVVVAREELVSTAIGKGIALLHPRHFHPSKIKKPSILFGRSKDEIEFDAIDNKPVKLFFLLLLHDDVQHLFSISYISKLLMNEENLKHLLEAETAEEVEHALIKKVLN
- a CDS encoding putative glycoside hydrolase; the encoded protein is MKKINNLQGGKLSPLFCIKKFYFLCVLLLFSFYLFSQNIQTDVKQDGNKKVDSNKYKQIENVDDNENNKNEKNKSLREDFIQGLYLTAYKAATNDFHKILDQAQEAGINTVVFDLKNMNGDVFFSMPQNSFLTNENLKPIIDIPKVVNVLHSRNMKAVSRVVMFHDEYNAERDSTLRAANSDGTAWVESERRGPSWMDSSNPRVQEYLFSLIEQIAKSGVDEIQMDYVRFPTQGHSGDAIFYFQREDYEYARYDSLYILRDRDDIILEFVKNVKAICDKYNVSLAADVFAIVAWQRNADIKSTGQNIGYLSKYLDKIHPMIYSSHFADNFSYRKNVPNEVYHLMYKGTKLTMEHAQSGCKVIPYIQANSWKVNYKEEYMHSQIQAIKDLGASGYILWNSSNRYEKTLTWIKNFNYPN